In the genome of Bacteroidota bacterium, the window CTGTACCTTGTTTTTTGGTGGTAAAAAAGGGAATAAATATTTTATCTAAGATGTCTTTGGGTACTCCGGGGCCGTTATCACTTACGCTTATTTGTATTTTATTCAGGTAATCAAACCCTGCGGTTATCTCAATACGGGCATTTGCAGTATCAATGATTGCGTCGGCAGCGTTGTTTACTAAATTTATAACTACTTGTTCCAACAATTCATAATCGCCTTCCATCTCAAGGTCTTCGGGGATAATAGCGGTGGTTAGCTGAATGTTTTTTGCCCGTAATTCTTCTGATTTTAAAATAGCAATGCTGCTGATTAATTCACCCACCCTGAAAACGGTTTTTTGCAGGGGTTTAATATTGGTTATTTTTCGGTAAGAGTGAACAAAGCCTAATAAACCTTGCCCGCGTTTGTGGGCAATTTCAAGCGATTGTTGCAATATCTCGGTTTGGTTTTCTTGTTTGGTAAGCTGTAATGCCGTTTCAGTCAGAGAAACTACAGGGGTTAGCGAGTTCATTATTTCGTGGGTTAATACACGGATAATGTTTTGCCAGCTTTCCTGCTCCTTACGGTCAAGCGGGTCTGAGAAATTTTGCAGGGTTAATAATTTAAACGTTTTTTTATCGTGAACAAACCGTTGCTCCTGCACGGCTAAGGTGAGCGAACCGTTTTCCTTTGCCACTTCAACAATGGTAGGGGCCGGTGATGCCGCATACCCCGGTAAATCAGGCAGAAAATTATATTTCTCTAATAGCTTATTTACGTGTGCCGTAGTGTTATCCCCAAGTATTTTGCGCGCATGATTATTATAGCGGTACAAGGTATTATCAGCATTAAAAATTAAAATGCCCAACGGTATTTGGTCTATCACCGTTTCATTAAACTTAATACTGTCTTCAGCCTGCATTTTCCGTTGCCTAAAACGGTCGGCTACGCTGTTTAGTGCAGCGTGCAGTTCTTGTGTATCAGGATTGGTGTCGTTTTTTGTAAAGGTGAAATTAAAATCGTGGTACAATGCCGATTCAAAAAAGCGGGTTACTTTGCGTTGGGTGCGACGTAAATACACCACCAGTTCAACCACCAGCAGGGTTTCGATTCCTAATAATACAGCAGGGGTGTAGGTATAGCGGTTTTCAAACAGCAAAAAGCCGGCGGCTATTGCCACCATATTCAACACAATTATGCGTAGAATAAGTCCCGTATTAAACCTACTAAATACCATATTTTTCCATTCTGCGATATAGTGCGGCCCTTGTAATACCCAGCTGGGCTGCCGCCTTGCTAATATTGCCCCCGTGCGCTTGTAATACCTTTTTTATTAACTGTATTTCGTTTTCTTCAAGGTTAAAACTGCTGTTGCCGCCATCGTCGGTAATTTCGTACAACGGTAATAAGAAATCACCGGGTAATAACTCGCCGTTATCATTCAAAATTACTGCGCGTTCAATGGCGTGTTGCAGTTCGCGCACATTGCCCGGCCAATGGTACTTTTCAAGCTGTTTTAGTGCAACTGTGTGGAGTCGTTTCTCCTGTTTTCCATACTTACTACAATACAGCTCAATAAAAAAGTCGGCCAGCAGCGCAATATCTTCCTTACGTTCACGTAAAGGTGGTAGGCTGACTTCAACCGTGTTTATGCGATACAATAAATCCTGTCTGAATTTATTTTCCTTTACCATTTGCAGCAAAGGCATATTGGTGGCGCACACCAAACGTATATCAACGGGTATCTGAGTATTTGAGCCTACTTTGTATATCACCCTGTTTTGCAATACACTAAGCAGTTTTGCCTGCATAACGGGTGAAAGGTTTCCTATTTCATCCAAAAACAAGGTACCGCCGTTCGCTGCCTCAAAGCGACCTTGGCGTTCTTCGCGTGCATCTGTAAAAGCCCCTTTTACGTGGCCAAACAGTTCACTTTCAAACAGGTTTTCGTTCAGGCTGCCCATGTCCACACTCACAAACGGTTTTTGACTACGCTGTGAATGCTGGTGCAGTAGTTTGGCAACTAACTCTTTTCCAGTTCCGTTTTCGCCCAATATCAACACATTTGCATCGGTGGGGGCTACTTTTTTTAAGGTAGAAAGGGTTTCTTGTAATTTGGGATGTTGCCCTATTAAATGTACTCCATCGGTATTAACAGGTTGGGTTTTCCCCGTGCGTGCCTCATGCAATCGGATGGCCGTTTGTATCGATGCCAACACCTTCTCGTTTTGCCACGGTTTCAGTATAAAATCGCTGGCACCTGCTTTTATAGCCGTTACCGCCAACTCCACATCGCCATAACCCGTTATCATTATTACCACAATGTGAGGATGCTTCTTTTTCACCTGTTGCAACCAGTACAAACCTTCATTGCCCGTGTAAACAGTACCCCTAAAGTTCATGTCAAGCAGCACCACGCCCACTTGTTGTTTTTCAAGGGTGGGCAGTAATTTTTCGGGGTTGGTTTCAAACGATGCCTTAAAACCGTATGTTTTCAGCATGATAGTGGCAGCCTGTGCCACATCTTCGTCGTCATCAACCACCAATATATTCAGGTCGTGCTTGTGCATTAGCTTTGGTAAAATCGTTCACAAGTAAAAACAAAAGCGGTTTCACTTTTTATAAAATCTGACCAAAGGTGTCCGAAATCGGACAAATTAGTGTCCGAGGTTGAACAAGCAAATTATATCGGATTGTGTTATACGTTTGATTTTTAGTGTTTTATGTTTTTGGCACTGAATTGCGTTGTAAAACAGTGAATGGACAGGCCTATTGATAATAAAACTGCCAAGTGGCGCAAGAAAGGAATAACCGCAGTGGTTGTGCTGGGGATATTGGCATTGCTGTATTCGTTTTATGCAAGTGCGGGCAAACCGTCTTCTTTTAAAGCAGATAAAGACAAAATTTCGGTAAGCAAGGTGGAGATGAAGGAGTTTCAGGAGTTTATACCTGCCGATGGTGTGGTAGTCCCCTTGAAAACAGTGGTGTTGGATGCCTTAGAAAGCGGTGTTGTGCGTGAAAAATTTGTGGAAGACGGAACGCAAGTAACCGAGGGTCAACCCTTACTGCGATTGGATAATACCGATTTGCAGCTGGATTTATTGAACAAAGAAGCACAAGTGTTGGATTTGCTGAACAACATACGCAACAGTCGTAACACGCTTGAACAGAATAAAACCAACCGACTTACCCAGTTGG includes:
- a CDS encoding HAMP domain-containing histidine kinase — protein: MVFSRFNTGLILRIIVLNMVAIAAGFLLFENRYTYTPAVLLGIETLLVVELVVYLRRTQRKVTRFFESALYHDFNFTFTKNDTNPDTQELHAALNSVADRFRQRKMQAEDSIKFNETVIDQIPLGILIFNADNTLYRYNNHARKILGDNTTAHVNKLLEKYNFLPDLPGYAASPAPTIVEVAKENGSLTLAVQEQRFVHDKKTFKLLTLQNFSDPLDRKEQESWQNIIRVLTHEIMNSLTPVVSLTETALQLTKQENQTEILQQSLEIAHKRGQGLLGFVHSYRKITNIKPLQKTVFRVGELISSIAILKSEELRAKNIQLTTAIIPEDLEMEGDYELLEQVVINLVNNAADAIIDTANARIEITAGFDYLNKIQISVSDNGPGVPKDILDKIFIPFFTTKKQGTGIGLSLSKQIALMHGGSLYFEKAEAGNTRIVLKV
- a CDS encoding sigma-54-dependent Fis family transcriptional regulator, with the translated sequence MHKHDLNILVVDDDEDVAQAATIMLKTYGFKASFETNPEKLLPTLEKQQVGVVLLDMNFRGTVYTGNEGLYWLQQVKKKHPHIVVIMITGYGDVELAVTAIKAGASDFILKPWQNEKVLASIQTAIRLHEARTGKTQPVNTDGVHLIGQHPKLQETLSTLKKVAPTDANVLILGENGTGKELVAKLLHQHSQRSQKPFVSVDMGSLNENLFESELFGHVKGAFTDAREERQGRFEAANGGTLFLDEIGNLSPVMQAKLLSVLQNRVIYKVGSNTQIPVDIRLVCATNMPLLQMVKENKFRQDLLYRINTVEVSLPPLRERKEDIALLADFFIELYCSKYGKQEKRLHTVALKQLEKYHWPGNVRELQHAIERAVILNDNGELLPGDFLLPLYEITDDGGNSSFNLEENEIQLIKKVLQAHGGNISKAAAQLGITRAALYRRMEKYGI